A genomic window from Chaetodon trifascialis isolate fChaTrf1 chromosome 22, fChaTrf1.hap1, whole genome shotgun sequence includes:
- the igf1 gene encoding insulin-like growth factor I, whose product MSSALSFQWHLCDVFKSAMCCISCSHTLSLLLCVLTLTPTATGAGPETLCGAELVDTLQFVCGERGFYFSKPTGYGPNARRSRGIVDECCFQSCELRRLEMYCAPAKTSKAARSVRAQRHTDMPRAPKVSTAGHKVDKGTERRTAQQPDKTKNKKRPLPGHSHSSFKEVHQKNSSRGNTGGRNYRM is encoded by the exons ATGTCTAGCGCTCTTTCCTTTCAGTGGCATTTATGTGATGTCTTCAAG agtgCGATGTGCTGTATCTCCTGTAGCCACACCCTCTCACTACTGCTGTGCGTCCTCACCCTGACTCCGACGGCAACAGGGGCGGGCCCAGAGACCCTGTGCGGGGCGGAGCTGGTCGACacgctgcagtttgtgtgtggagagagaggcttttatttca GTAAACCAACAGGCTATGGCCCCAATGCACGGCGGTCACGTGGCATTGTGGATGAGTGCTGCTTCCAAAGCTGTGAGCTGCGGCGCCTGGAGATGTACTGTGCACCTGCCAAGACTAGCAAGGCTGCTCGCTCTGTGCGTGCACAGCGCCACACAGACATGCCAAGAGCACCTAAGGTTAGTACCGCAGGGCACAAAGTGGACAAGGGCACAGAGCGTaggacagcacagcagccagacaagacaaaaaacaagaag AGACCTTTACCTGGACATAGTCATTCATCCTTCAAG GAAGTGCATCAGAAAAACTCAAGTCGAGGCAACACGGGGGGCAGAAATTACAGAATGTAG